TCCGGGAGGGCGTCCTTCGGTGTGCCATTTGCGGCGGCTTTCGCCATGGACGTGGTCACCTACAACCCCGCCGACTGCCCCCTTTGCCGGCAGGGGATCCCCCTCGTCAAGCCGGGAAGCCGGAAGTCCCTGCAGGTACCCTGAATGATCCGACTCACCAGCTCGAACGGCTGAAGGGACCTCAGATGTGGACGATCATCGTGAATCCCGCCAGCGCCAACGGCTCTACGGGCAGGCGCTGGCCACGCACACAGCAGGTTCTCCGGTCTATGCTCCCACCGTTCCGTAGTTACCTGACTGAGGGGCCCGGCCATGCAGAGAGGCTTGCCCACGACGCCATCGACGCCGGATCCGAGGTCCTCGTGGTTCACGGCGGCGACGGCACTCTGAACGAGGTAGTGAACGGATACCTGAAGCATCCCCGCCACGAGGAGACCTGCCTGGCCCTCCTTCCGCACGGCACGGGGTCGGATTTCGCCAAGACGCTCGGGATCCCGCGCAATCCTCGAAAGGCCGCACTTCGTCTGGTCTCCGCTTCGGAACGACGCTTCGATGTAGGTCTTGCCACTTTCTCGGCCGGAGGGGAGAACCAGACCCAGCGGTACTTCGTCAACATGGCCGACATCGGCTTCGGTGGCGAGCTGGTACAGTACGTAGATTCCCATTCCAAGCGCCTGGGGGGAAGGCTGAGCTTCCTCCGGGGTCTTTTGGCCACTCTGGTCCATTACCGGAACAAACCCGTCCGCCTCTCCGTCGACGGTGACGATGCTGGGGAACGGGTGGTGAGCTCGGTCATCGTTGGCAACGGGCAGTACTTCGGGGGAGGAATGTGGGCGGCCCCCACTGCCTCTCCCACGGACGGCTGGCTCGACGTGGTAGTGATCGGGGACGTGAGTCGCCGCGAAGTCATTGCCAATCTCGGGCGACTCTACTACGGCACCCTTGCTGAACACCCCAAAGTAGAAACTCTCCGTGCCCGCCGCCTCAGCGTCACCTCTCCGGATCGG
The sequence above is drawn from the candidate division KSB1 bacterium genome and encodes:
- a CDS encoding diacylglycerol kinase family lipid kinase, producing the protein MWTIIVNPASANGSTGRRWPRTQQVLRSMLPPFRSYLTEGPGHAERLAHDAIDAGSEVLVVHGGDGTLNEVVNGYLKHPRHEETCLALLPHGTGSDFAKTLGIPRNPRKAALRLVSASERRFDVGLATFSAGGENQTQRYFVNMADIGFGGELVQYVDSHSKRLGGRLSFLRGLLATLVHYRNKPVRLSVDGDDAGERVVSSVIVGNGQYFGGGMWAAPTASPTDGWLDVVVIGDVSRREVIANLGRLYYGTLAEHPKVETLRARRLSVTSPDRLFVEMDGELCGTSPVAFEVIPGALRILV